The DNA sequence CTTGCTGGTCCCGATATCGATCGGATGTTTGCTGGCAAATTTGCCGCTGTCAGGCATTACCAGCGAAGGTGGATTTTTAAGGTACACTTCTTTTGGCATTGAGCACGAGATATTTCCGATAATAATATTCATGGGTATAGGTGCCCTCACGGATTTTGGTCCCCTCATTGCAAATCCCGTGACGTTTTTGCTTGGCGCTGCTGCTCAGTTGGGCGTCTTTATCGCGCTGCTTGGAGCCGTGGCTTTGGGCTTTACGGTCAAAGAGGCAGCGCCCATAGGCATCATCGGCGGAGCGGATGGCCCTACCACGATCTATGTGGCCGCCAAATTGGCTCCACATTTGCTGGGGGCCTGTGCGGTTGCCGCTTACAGCTATATGTCCTTGGTTCCTATAATACAGCCGCCCGTGATTCGCTTGCTCACCACCAAGAAGGACAGGTGCATCAGGATGGAGCAGCTTAGGCCTGTATCCAAGCGCGAGCGCATATTGTTTCCCTTGATCACGACAATCATAGCTGGCCTGATTCTTCCCGCATCGGTTCCGCTCATAGGCATGTTGATGTTCGGCAACCTGCTCAGGGAATGTGGCGTCACCGACAGGCTGTCCTTAGCCGCCCAAAACGAGATCCTTAACGCTACCACCATCTTTTTGGGGATTAGCGTGGGAGCCACTATGGAAGCGGCAGTATTTCTGACGCCTGCCACCATAAAGATAATTCTCTTGGGGTTGGTAGCATTCGCATCCAGTACGGCCGGCGGTGTGTTGTTCGGACAGATAATGAAGGTGCTGTCCGGCGGGAAGATAAACCCCATGATAGGAGCTGCAGGGGTTTCAGCTGTTCCCATGGCAGCCAGGGTCGTTCAGCGAATTTCCCAGAAAGAAGACCCGGGCAACTTCTTGTTGATGCATGCCATGGGGCCTAACGTAGCAGGAGTAATAGGCACAGCTGTGGCTGCCGGAGTCATGATTACGCTGCTTTCTTAAAATTTAATACTTATTTA is a window from the Acetomicrobium flavidum genome containing:
- a CDS encoding sodium ion-translocating decarboxylase subunit beta — encoded protein: MEVYLKALLGIFNQSGFVGLTWGNVIMIGVSAILLYLAIGKDFEPLLLVPISIGCLLANLPLSGITSEGGFLRYTSFGIEHEIFPIIIFMGIGALTDFGPLIANPVTFLLGAAAQLGVFIALLGAVALGFTVKEAAPIGIIGGADGPTTIYVAAKLAPHLLGACAVAAYSYMSLVPIIQPPVIRLLTTKKDRCIRMEQLRPVSKRERILFPLITTIIAGLILPASVPLIGMLMFGNLLRECGVTDRLSLAAQNEILNATTIFLGISVGATMEAAVFLTPATIKIILLGLVAFASSTAGGVLFGQIMKVLSGGKINPMIGAAGVSAVPMAARVVQRISQKEDPGNFLLMHAMGPNVAGVIGTAVAAGVMITLLS